Below is a genomic region from Candidatus Obscuribacterales bacterium.
TACTTGGGTTGCCGGCTTCGACATTATTTACGCTCTGCAGGACATTGAATTCGACAACAAGGAAAAGCTGCATAGCATCCCGGCAAGATTCGGGCTGTCCAAGGCACTGAATATCTCGTCAGGACTGCATGTGGTCACTGTCAGCGCCCTATCGCTTTTGGGCTGGGTATTGAGCCTCGGCGTCATATATTGGATTGGAGTAGTCATGGTTGCCATGATGCTTGCCTACGAACATCATCTGGTTAAGCCAAATGACTTATCCAAGGTAAATGCGGCATTTTTCAACATCAACGGCATCGTCAGTATTTTGACGTTTGCAATGATTCTTCTTGACAAGCTGTATTCTTGACGCATAAGACAGGGCGCATGCAATGCGCCCCTACAGATACATGGGTTGGGGTACATTGCATGCGCCCGATATCTGCTTGACAGCTAGATTAGTTTCTACAAAAGATCCCTAAGCTCGCGCCAAGTACACTTTACTGACAACACTTCTCGAGAGCTGAAATGACGTCGACGTCTTCTACGACACCATCTGTCGCCTTCAATGCGGAGCCAACTGTGTCCAATCTGGAATTGGGCAAGAAAGTGCTTACTATGGAGGCGCAAGCCATTTTGTCCATGGCAGATCGTTTGTCACCGGCATTTGAACAAGCAGTCGACCTCATCCTTAATTGCACAGGCAAAGTCGTTGTTACAGGAATAGGAAAATCAGGACACATCGGCAACAAGATTGCCGCAACTTTTGCCTCAACCGGTACACCGGCATTTTTTGTGCACCCGGCAGAATTGCGTCACGGGGACTTCGGCATGCTCGACGAGCGCGATTTGATAATTGCCTTGTCCGGCTCCGGCGAGACACAAGAAATTAAACTGATTCTCGAGCCAATCAAACGTCTTGGTTTGAAGATCGTTGCATTCACTGGCGGATTGAATTCCACTTTGGCGAAGTTTTCCGAATTGGTTATCGACGTGCAAGTAAGTCGCGAAGCTTGCCCGCTCAATCTAGCCCCCACATCATCGACCACAGCAACATTGGCTATGGGTGATGCTCTGGCAATGGCTGTGATGACCCGCAAAGGATTCGGCATAGACGATTTTGCTCGCTCGCATCCAGGAGGAGCACTTGGTCAACGCCTGTTACAAATCAAAGACATCATGCATACAGGTCGCTCGCTGCCGACACTGAAAGCAGAGACAAAATACGCAGAAATTCTCAAAGAGATGAACGAGAAGAATTACGACTTTGCTGTTGTTGTTGATGCGCACAACAAGTTAAGTGGTGTCATCACTCATGGCGACATGCGTCGTGCGCAGGTCAAATTCGGCAATGGCATTTTTGAGAAATCAGCTAAGGATGTAATGTTTGCCAATCCAAAAACAATTTCGGCAAACTCCTTAGCAGTTGAAGCTCTTAAGATGATGGACAAACATCACATAAGCGATTTGCCAATCGTTGATGAAAACGGCTGCCCATCAGGATTTATAAACCTAAAAGATCTAGTCCACTCAGGCATCA
It encodes:
- a CDS encoding KpsF/GutQ family sugar-phosphate isomerase yields the protein MTSTSSTTPSVAFNAEPTVSNLELGKKVLTMEAQAILSMADRLSPAFEQAVDLILNCTGKVVVTGIGKSGHIGNKIAATFASTGTPAFFVHPAELRHGDFGMLDERDLIIALSGSGETQEIKLILEPIKRLGLKIVAFTGGLNSTLAKFSELVIDVQVSREACPLNLAPTSSTTATLAMGDALAMAVMTRKGFGIDDFARSHPGGALGQRLLQIKDIMHTGRSLPTLKAETKYAEILKEMNEKNYDFAVVVDAHNKLSGVITHGDMRRAQVKFGNGIFEKSAKDVMFANPKTISANSLAVEALKMMDKHHISDLPIVDENGCPSGFINLKDLVHSGII